In Serratia liquefaciens ATCC 27592, the genomic stretch AACTGGCCGGTCGTGCGCTGCCGTCGGCGCGCAACTGGTGAATTTCCTGGTCGAAAGCGATCAGTTCGCCGTCGAGGTGATTGAACGTTCCCAGGCCAAAGTTGCCGTGCTTGAGCAATTCGGCAATGGTGACCTCCCCTTCGTAAACGCCGCTGATCAGTGCGCTCATCAGCGAGATTTGATAGATCTCGCCCTCCCCAACGCTCAGCGACTGCCTGGCAAACCCTTGCGCCAAATGCTGCGCGCAGGAACACCCATGGTCTTCGTTCATAACTACTCCTCCACCAGCGCGGAGTGAAATGCCCCGCGCGTTCAAAAATGCCCACCCGTAGGTGAACAAAGATGTCGCCGGCAACGCGTTCAGTTGGAACGATTCAGCCAACGGCGACAAAAAAACCGGCACGGCAGGCCGGTGATGCCCAATGTCAACAACGGTTTAGATTCACTAATCATTGTTGGTAAACAGGGCATCAATTTGAACGGTTAATCTGGTGCTGAAGTCATCATCAATACCGCAGGCACACGGTGGAACCTGGGGGGAATTCTGTATTTAAAGTTCTAAAAACCGCGAGTTTTATACATTTTCTCTCTGTGCGGTGGGGTTCACGGCATGTCATCGCTTTCCGTAAGCCCGAAAAAAGAGTAGCCGCATTGCGACGGACGGAGAACCTGGTATTCATAAGAAACGCTTTTGCATATAATGCAAAGATGAATGACGCCCGCTATGTTGAACATCTGCCGATATTTCTCGAGGTGGCCCTGTTGGGCAGCTTCTCCGCCGCCGCTCGCAAGCTGGGAATGGTGCCTTCTTCGCTGGTACGCCACATTGATGCGCTGGAAAACGCACTGGACGCCACGCTGTTTATCCGCTCTACGCGGGGTTTGATGCTGACGGATGCGGGCGAAAGGCTGCAGGCGCGAGCAAGCACGCTGCTGACGGATATCACCGACATCCGTGCCGAACTGGCTTCGTGGAACGATATGCCGCAAGGCACGCTGCGTATCAGCTGTCTGCCCACCTTCGGCAAAACCTATATCCTGCCACTGTTGCCGACGCTGGCCGAACGCTATCCGCAACTGTTTGTCGACCTGGATTTGACCGAACGCCAAACCGATCCGACCCAGGAACTGTTGGATGCCGCCATTCGTATCGGCGAGCAAAAAGACAGCGGGCTGTACGCCAGCCGCATCGCGACCCAGCGCTGGGTGATGTGCGCCAGCCCTGATTATATCGCTCGTTACGGACAGCCGGCCGACCTCAATGCATTGCCGCAGCATCGACTGATTGCCCGCTACCATAAGCAACAACCGGCCTGCTGGGCGCAGATCCTCAGCGTTCCTCTGATGAGCCGCTGCAGCATGGTGCTGCGCTGTGACGACTTTACCGCTCAACGCCAGGCGGCGCTGCTGGGGTTGGGGCTCACCTTTTTGCCCAACTGGGTGGTTGGACCGGATATTCAGGCCGGCCGCTTGCTGCAGGTGTTGGAAGACCCGCGCCAGGAGCAACAGGGCATTTACCTGTTACGGCCGGTGGCGAAGGTATCCGCGCGGCTGAACCTGTTTATTACCCTGCTAAAACAAAGCATCGGTCAGCCGCCGAGCTGGGAGTAACGCGGGGAAACCTGTCCCTGCAGCGCCGGGTTGTCGCTTTCATCTTTCAGCTCCACCCCGGTCAGCCGACGCTGGAAAGCCTGCTCCAGCAGCCAGGCCAGTTTGAACGCCGCCTGCGGATAATCCAGCCCTTCCGGACGCACGTTGGAGATGCAGTTGCGCTCCGACTCACGCCGCCGGGTGTTCGGCCCCCAGGTAAGGTAGATACCAAGGCTGTCCGGCGACGATAAGCCCGGCCGCTCGCCGATCAACATCGCCACCGCTCTGGCCTGCAAACACTCGCCGATATCATCCCCCAGCGCGACCCGCGATTGGTGTGCCAATACCACAGGGGCGACCGAAAGCCCCAGTCCATCGAGATAAGGTCGCAGCGCCTGCAGCAACGGTAGCGCCTGACGGTGCACCGCCTTGGAGGATAAACCGTCCGCCACCACCAGCAGCAGATCGGCCGGTTTTTCCGGCAGGCCCAGCAGCAGGCTGCGGCTGTCAGGAGCCAAACGCCGCCCGAGGTCCGGCCGACGGAGATAGGCGGTGCGATCGGCGGCCTGACTGTGCACCGTCAGGGTTTGCCAACCTTGCTCCTGCAATGTCCCGGCCAGCGTGTCGCTATCAAACGGCTGATGTACCGCATCACGCGCCTGCGCATGCGCCAGACCGAATTTAAGCAACTCCGCCGTAGGCAGGCTGGAGCCGGTACGCCCCAATGCAATGCGCGCATCGGTAAAGGCGCGCAGCGCGTCCCAACGGTTAACGTGCACCGGTTTGCTCATCGTCTCTCTCCCTGCAGGGCCAGTAGCAAAGGGTGATTGGCGGCGGTATCGCGCAGTTGACCCCGTTCATCGGTAATCTGCATTTTAGTCAGCCAGTCGGCAAACTCCGGTGCGTGCTTCAACCCCAGCAGCTCGCGGATATAGAGCGCGTCGTGGAATGAGGTGCTTTGATAATTGAGCATGATGTCGTCGGCACCCGGCACGCCAATCAGGAAAGTCAGCCCGGCGGTGGCCAACAGCGTCAGCAGCGTGTCCATGTCGTCCTGATCCGCCTCCGCGTGATTGGTGTAGCACACGTCGCACCCTAGTGGCAGACCAAGTAGCTTGCCGCAAAAATGATCCTCCAAGCCGGCGCGGATAATTTGTTTACCATCGTACAGATATTCCGGGCCGATAAAGCCGACCACGGTGTTGATCAACAACGGGGAGAAATGACGCGCCACCGCATAGGCCCGCGCTTCGCAGGTTTGCTGATCGACGCCATGATGTGCGTTGGACGACAAACAGCTGCCCTGCCCGGTTTCGAAATACATCACGTTATTGCCCAAGGTGCCGCGGTTAAGGCTCAGTGCCGCCTGCTGCGCTTCCGCCAGCAGCGCCAGATTGATGCCGAACCCCTGATTGGCCGCTTCGGTACCCGCGATCGACTGGAACACCAAATCCACAGGGACGCCACGCTCCATCAACCGTAGCGTATTGGTCACATGGGTCAGCACGCAGGATTGCGTCGGAATGGCGAAGCGCTGGATCACGTCGTCCAGCATGTAGTTGAGCTTTTCCAGCAGCGGCAGGCTGTCGCTGGCCGGATTGATGCCGACGACCGCATCCCCGCAACCATACAACAGGCCGTCGAGCATGCTGGCGGCGATGCCCTGCAGACTGTCGGTAGGATGATTTGGTTGCAACCGCACGCTGAGTCGCCCCGGCAGGCCGAGGGTATTGCGAAAACGCGTGATGACCCGGCACTTCTTCGCCACCAGGATCAGATCCTGATTGCGCATCAATTTACTCACTGCCGCCGCCATTTCCGGCGTAATGCCTGCAGTTACCCGTGCCAACATCGCGCTGTCCGCCTGCTCGCTCAAGAGCCAATCGCGGAAATCCCCCACCGTCAGGTGCGATATCGGCGCAAAGGCCAACGCATCGTGGCTATCGACAATCAGCCGTGTGACCTCGTCATGTTCATAAGGCACCAGCAGTTGCTGAAGAAAGGTTTTCAGCGGCACATCCGCCAACGCGATGCGCGCCGCCATGCGTTCTTCTGCGCTGTCCGCCGCCACCTCCGCCAGATAATCGCCGGAACGTGCCGGCGATGCCTTGGCCAGCAACTGGCGTAAATCGTTGAAACGGTAGCTGCGCCGGCTAAGCGTGGCCTGATACATAGCGCCCCCTGTTTTGCCCTGAATGGTCGGTGGAAGTTGCAAACCCTGTACCAAGTGTAGTCAGTGGGCGTGTGAAATTATTTTTTGCCGGAAATCAGCCTATTGTCCCCATATCTCGGGCTATCCACGCTGCAGTGGCGTGCACTAAAATCATGCACGGCATTCCGCCTGCGGTCGCTTCGGGTTACAGTAGCCGCAACTAAGGAGCGGTAATGAGTCTGCAGCAGAAAATTATCCAATGGTTACAACAAGATAACGAAAGAATGATGACATTGCGCACCGCGCGACGACTCGGGCTGAATGACTGGTGCCTGGGGGCCGGTTTTGTGCGCAATCTGGTGTGGGATCAGCGCCACGGTTACGCTACGCCAACGCCGCTCAACGACATCGACGTGATCCATTTCGACCCACAGCGCCCGGAAGCGGAACGTGACCACATGCTGGAAACGCGGCTGCAAGAGTGGCTGCCACAGCCCTGGTCGGTGAAAAACCAGGCGCGTATGCATTTGCGTAGCGGTCGGGCTCCTTATCGCAATAGCGAAGACGCCATCAGCTTTTGGACCGAGGTGGAAACGGCCGTGGGCGCACGCCTGAATGCAGATGACAGCA encodes the following:
- a CDS encoding ethanolamine ammonia-lyase subunit EutB; this encodes MYQATLSRRSYRFNDLRQLLAKASPARSGDYLAEVAADSAEERMAARIALADVPLKTFLQQLLVPYEHDEVTRLIVDSHDALAFAPISHLTVGDFRDWLLSEQADSAMLARVTAGITPEMAAAVSKLMRNQDLILVAKKCRVITRFRNTLGLPGRLSVRLQPNHPTDSLQGIAASMLDGLLYGCGDAVVGINPASDSLPLLEKLNYMLDDVIQRFAIPTQSCVLTHVTNTLRLMERGVPVDLVFQSIAGTEAANQGFGINLALLAEAQQAALSLNRGTLGNNVMYFETGQGSCLSSNAHHGVDQQTCEARAYAVARHFSPLLINTVVGFIGPEYLYDGKQIIRAGLEDHFCGKLLGLPLGCDVCYTNHAEADQDDMDTLLTLLATAGLTFLIGVPGADDIMLNYQSTSFHDALYIRELLGLKHAPEFADWLTKMQITDERGQLRDTAANHPLLLALQGERR
- a CDS encoding LysR family transcriptional regulator, translating into MNDARYVEHLPIFLEVALLGSFSAAARKLGMVPSSLVRHIDALENALDATLFIRSTRGLMLTDAGERLQARASTLLTDITDIRAELASWNDMPQGTLRISCLPTFGKTYILPLLPTLAERYPQLFVDLDLTERQTDPTQELLDAAIRIGEQKDSGLYASRIATQRWVMCASPDYIARYGQPADLNALPQHRLIARYHKQQPACWAQILSVPLMSRCSMVLRCDDFTAQRQAALLGLGLTFLPNWVVGPDIQAGRLLQVLEDPRQEQQGIYLLRPVAKVSARLNLFITLLKQSIGQPPSWE
- a CDS encoding nucleotidyltransferase family protein, whose amino-acid sequence is MSLQQKIIQWLQQDNERMMTLRTARRLGLNDWCLGAGFVRNLVWDQRHGYATPTPLNDIDVIHFDPQRPEAERDHMLETRLQEWLPQPWSVKNQARMHLRSGRAPYRNSEDAISFWTEVETAVGARLNADDSITLVAPFGLEGLFADTITFNAKNGDLDAYEQRVVGKGWLQRWPRLRQIRG
- the eutC gene encoding ethanolamine ammonia-lyase subunit EutC, whose translation is MSKPVHVNRWDALRAFTDARIALGRTGSSLPTAELLKFGLAHAQARDAVHQPFDSDTLAGTLQEQGWQTLTVHSQAADRTAYLRRPDLGRRLAPDSRSLLLGLPEKPADLLLVVADGLSSKAVHRQALPLLQALRPYLDGLGLSVAPVVLAHQSRVALGDDIGECLQARAVAMLIGERPGLSSPDSLGIYLTWGPNTRRRESERNCISNVRPEGLDYPQAAFKLAWLLEQAFQRRLTGVELKDESDNPALQGQVSPRYSQLGG